One window of the Chryseotalea sp. WA131a genome contains the following:
- the tsaD gene encoding tRNA (adenosine(37)-N6)-threonylcarbamoyltransferase complex transferase subunit TsaD, with amino-acid sequence MQPAILAIESSCDETSASVIQQGKVLNNVIASQNVHQKYGGVVPELASRAHQQNILLVVNEALNSSGIVFNQLDAIAFTKGPGLMGSLLVGVSFAKGMALALGIPLIEINHMEAHVLAHFIDDPKPTFPFLCLTVSGGHTQIVLVEDYLKMKVIGETKDDAVGEAFDKAAKMLGLPYPGGPLIDKYAQLGNPKRFSFGNTTMPDLDFSFSGIKTGFLYFLRDQKKVDPDFVDKNMNDICASLQYQLVKMLVSKVKLATKQTGIHQIAIAGGVAANSGLRTELKRMAEKENWQVFIPDFQYCTDNAAMIAMAAHYKYLANQFCGLDVAPLANLGIGH; translated from the coding sequence ATGCAACCTGCCATCCTTGCCATTGAATCTTCCTGCGATGAGACTTCGGCTTCCGTTATACAACAAGGCAAGGTACTGAATAATGTTATTGCCTCGCAAAATGTACACCAGAAATATGGAGGTGTGGTTCCAGAATTGGCCTCCCGAGCTCACCAACAAAATATCCTCCTTGTAGTTAACGAAGCGTTGAACAGTTCTGGTATTGTTTTCAATCAATTAGATGCTATCGCATTTACCAAAGGGCCAGGCCTAATGGGCTCATTATTGGTAGGTGTCTCATTCGCCAAGGGAATGGCGCTTGCATTGGGCATTCCCTTGATTGAAATAAACCACATGGAGGCACATGTATTAGCTCATTTCATTGATGACCCTAAACCAACCTTTCCTTTTCTTTGCTTAACCGTAAGTGGAGGACATACGCAGATTGTTTTGGTAGAAGATTATTTGAAAATGAAAGTAATAGGCGAAACCAAAGATGATGCCGTGGGCGAAGCATTTGACAAGGCCGCTAAGATGTTGGGTCTACCTTACCCAGGTGGGCCGTTGATTGATAAGTATGCGCAATTAGGTAACCCAAAGAGGTTTTCTTTTGGGAATACAACGATGCCAGATTTGGATTTCTCCTTTAGTGGAATCAAAACTGGTTTTTTGTATTTCCTGCGAGATCAAAAAAAAGTTGACCCGGATTTTGTTGATAAAAACATGAATGACATTTGTGCAAGCTTGCAGTACCAATTGGTAAAGATGTTGGTTTCAAAAGTTAAACTTGCCACCAAACAAACAGGCATCCACCAAATTGCCATTGCAGGTGGAGTAGCTGCCAATAGTGGTTTGCGAACGGAATTGAAGAGGATGGCAGAAAAAGAAAATTGGCAAGTGTTTATTCCTGATTTCCAATATTGTACTGACAATGCAGCCATGATTGCAATGGCTGCCCATTATAAGTATTTGGCAAATCAATTTTGTGGATTGGATGTTGCGCCATTGGCTAATTTGGGCATTGGGCACTAA
- a CDS encoding four helix bundle protein: MKKMIKDLDEFNTYQVAMKLGESVWDIVSKWNYFEKDTIGKQFVKAADSIAANLAEGLGRYHYKETKNFSYYARGSMFETETWLSKSYNRKLISEEIFLKIKSDLEIIGRMINRYIQSIGTTNESEPPNDVN, translated from the coding sequence ATTAAAAAAATGATTAAAGATTTGGACGAGTTTAATACTTACCAAGTTGCCATGAAGCTTGGAGAATCAGTTTGGGATATTGTTTCGAAATGGAATTATTTTGAGAAGGATACGATTGGTAAGCAATTTGTGAAAGCTGCTGATTCAATTGCCGCTAATCTTGCAGAGGGATTAGGTAGATATCATTACAAAGAGACGAAGAATTTCAGTTATTATGCTCGCGGTTCAATGTTCGAAACGGAGACTTGGCTTAGCAAATCCTATAATCGAAAACTTATTAGCGAAGAAATCTTTTTAAAAATTAAAAGCGATTTGGAAATTATTGGTCGAATGATAAATCGCTATATCCAATCTATCGGAACTACTAACGAATCTGAACCACCTAATGATGTTAATTAA
- a CDS encoding C40 family peptidase, with translation MEIQYGVCRLSIVSVRKDANHLSQQVTQLLFGDHYEVLHEHKDRHWVLIRTYFDKVEGWIESKQHHAITKEYFDQINTSDFKITTDVCATILYKKTPVSIVLGSVVPISQSELFKMEEQFAFNGEAKALGQKREIEFIKTIATKYLNAPEQEGGKSPFGIDGIGLVQMVYKISGYHLPHNLNALLSQHKHVKGANHLGDILFLNSNKEKTQHLGLLIDEDKVMHIDGKVRVDQIVEEGLFDSETKILTHQVEAIIRIIGD, from the coding sequence ATGGAAATCCAATACGGTGTTTGCCGATTGTCAATTGTATCGGTTCGTAAAGATGCAAATCATTTATCCCAACAGGTTACGCAATTGCTATTTGGCGATCATTATGAGGTTTTGCACGAACACAAAGACCGTCATTGGGTGTTGATCCGAACCTATTTTGATAAGGTAGAGGGTTGGATTGAATCCAAGCAACATCACGCCATCACCAAAGAGTATTTCGACCAAATCAATACGTCTGACTTTAAAATCACCACGGATGTCTGCGCAACGATTCTGTATAAAAAGACGCCAGTATCTATTGTTTTAGGAAGTGTAGTCCCGATTTCGCAGTCAGAGCTTTTTAAAATGGAAGAACAATTTGCATTTAATGGCGAAGCAAAAGCACTGGGTCAAAAGCGAGAGATTGAGTTTATTAAAACCATTGCCACTAAATATTTGAATGCACCCGAGCAAGAAGGAGGCAAAAGCCCTTTTGGGATTGATGGCATTGGGCTGGTGCAAATGGTCTATAAAATTTCAGGATATCATTTGCCTCATAATCTGAATGCGCTGCTTTCTCAGCATAAACATGTGAAAGGCGCTAACCACCTGGGCGATATATTATTCTTAAACTCAAATAAAGAGAAGACCCAGCATCTTGGATTATTGATTGATGAAGATAAGGTGATGCACATAGATGGAAAGGTAAGGGTCGATCAAATTGTGGAAGAAGGGTTATTCGATTCAGAAACAAAAATTCTTACGCACCAAGTTGAAGCGATCATTAGAATTATTGGAGATTAG
- the smpB gene encoding SsrA-binding protein SmpB: MKSRFTNDINIKNKQAGFQYELIEKFVAGIVLKGTEIKSIREGKVNLQDGYCYLNNGELFAKGVNISQYNLGTHYNHEVARERKLLLKKSELRRLDGKVEEKGLTLVPTRLFINDRGLAKLEIALARGKKLHDKRESIKERDVKRELAKIRIR; the protein is encoded by the coding sequence ATGAAATCGAGATTCACCAACGATATTAATATTAAAAACAAGCAAGCAGGCTTTCAATACGAATTGATTGAAAAATTTGTGGCTGGAATTGTTTTGAAGGGCACGGAGATTAAGTCCATTCGTGAGGGAAAAGTGAATTTGCAAGATGGGTATTGCTATTTGAATAATGGAGAACTATTTGCCAAAGGTGTAAATATTTCGCAGTACAATCTGGGAACGCATTATAACCATGAGGTAGCGCGGGAGCGAAAATTATTGCTAAAAAAGTCAGAACTGAGGAGATTGGATGGTAAAGTTGAAGAGAAAGGACTAACACTAGTCCCTACTCGTTTGTTTATCAACGACCGTGGCTTAGCAAAACTAGAAATCGCATTAGCGAGAGGAAAAAAACTGCACGACAAGCGAGAGAGTATTAAAGAGCGAGATGTGAAACGAGAATTGGCAAAAATAAGAATAAGATAA
- a CDS encoding HNH endonuclease: MNSRVLVLNQDFSPLMVCSVERAFILVYLNKSEMVRSANGHNIHSITRSFPLPSVIRLNRYVNAPYKGVNLTRQNIFKRDNNECQYCGTRRELTLDHVVPSSRGGQHTWTNLVTACKKCNAKKGDRTPEEAEMELRRKPYKPSYALFLRDVTGTRHNEWDEFLESKSAQ; encoded by the coding sequence ATGAATAGCCGTGTATTAGTACTTAACCAAGATTTTAGCCCGCTGATGGTTTGTTCGGTGGAACGGGCCTTTATTTTGGTTTACCTCAATAAAAGTGAGATGGTGCGCTCGGCCAACGGTCATAATATCCACTCCATTACCCGCAGTTTTCCACTTCCTTCTGTTATTCGGCTCAATCGGTATGTAAATGCTCCATACAAAGGCGTTAACCTTACCCGGCAAAATATTTTTAAGAGAGACAATAATGAGTGCCAATACTGTGGGACTAGGCGTGAACTAACACTGGACCACGTGGTGCCCAGTTCCCGTGGAGGACAGCATACCTGGACTAATTTGGTAACAGCATGCAAAAAGTGCAATGCGAAAAAAGGAGATCGCACACCCGAAGAAGCAGAGATGGAATTAAGGCGAAAGCCATACAAACCAAGCTATGCTCTTTTTCTGCGTGATGTTACTGGCACCCGGCACAACGAGTGGGATGAGTTTTTAGAATCAAAATCAGCTCAGTAG
- a CDS encoding sigma-54-dependent Fis family transcriptional regulator, protein MPKVLLIEDEASIRAVLKDILTDQKELALVIDEAKDGAEGLSKLESETYDLALCDIKMPKMDGMEVLKAAKERGITTTFVMISAHGTTELAVDATKMGAYDFLQKPPDLNRLLITVRNALDKNNLIKETRNLKKKVSGKYEMIGSSPMLADIKSTIEKVAPTDARVLITGPNGSGKELVARQIHEKSNRAKFEFVEVNCAAIPSELIESELFGHEKGSFTSAIKQRIGKFEQAENGTLFLDEIGDMSLSAQAKVLRALQENKITRVGGERDIPVHVRVIAATNKDLKKEIAENRFREDLYHRIAVMVIKVPSLNNRAEDIPELVEKFLNDVSTENGWKKKEIDQKAMKALKAYNWTGNIRELRNVVERLAIMSDSIISQKEVEKYL, encoded by the coding sequence ATGCCTAAAGTTTTATTGATCGAAGACGAAGCCAGCATCCGCGCGGTACTAAAAGACATTTTAACCGACCAAAAAGAGCTCGCACTTGTTATTGACGAAGCCAAAGATGGTGCAGAAGGTTTATCCAAATTGGAATCAGAAACCTATGACTTGGCATTATGTGATATCAAAATGCCTAAGATGGACGGCATGGAAGTTCTAAAAGCAGCCAAAGAAAGAGGAATCACTACCACCTTTGTGATGATATCGGCACACGGCACCACCGAGTTAGCTGTAGATGCCACCAAAATGGGCGCTTATGATTTTCTGCAGAAGCCACCGGACTTAAATCGCTTGTTGATTACGGTGCGCAATGCACTCGATAAAAACAATTTGATAAAAGAAACACGCAACCTGAAAAAAAAGGTATCGGGCAAATACGAAATGATTGGCAGCTCGCCCATGCTTGCAGACATAAAATCGACAATCGAAAAAGTAGCTCCTACGGATGCCCGTGTGTTGATTACTGGCCCAAACGGATCAGGAAAAGAATTGGTTGCTCGGCAAATTCATGAAAAAAGCAATCGGGCAAAATTTGAATTTGTGGAAGTAAACTGCGCAGCCATTCCATCCGAATTGATTGAGAGTGAATTATTCGGGCACGAGAAAGGCTCGTTCACATCTGCTATCAAGCAGCGCATCGGTAAATTTGAGCAAGCTGAAAACGGCACGTTGTTTTTGGACGAGATTGGGGATATGAGTCTTTCGGCACAAGCCAAAGTATTGCGGGCACTGCAAGAAAACAAAATCACCCGTGTGGGAGGGGAGCGGGACATCCCTGTTCATGTGCGGGTAATTGCCGCAACCAACAAAGACTTGAAGAAAGAAATTGCGGAAAATAGATTTCGCGAAGATCTATACCACCGCATTGCCGTAATGGTGATCAAAGTGCCATCGTTAAATAACCGGGCAGAAGATATTCCTGAATTAGTTGAAAAATTTTTAAACGATGTATCTACTGAAAATGGTTGGAAGAAGAAAGAAATTGACCAAAAGGCAATGAAAGCACTTAAAGCTTATAATTGGACAGGAAATATCCGCGAATTAAGGAACGTAGTTGAACGATTGGCCATTATGAGTGATTCCATAATCAGCCAAAAAGAAGTAGAAAAATACCTGTAG
- a CDS encoding translocation/assembly module TamB domain-containing protein — MRWQVIKNWLWLRAKRVLLYGGFLTLTFFVTAFFLLQLPAVQEALISRYTRQFSKASDFPITFQKFYLRWYDQLEVEGLEIKDSEKNTMIAIRKLSVNFRFRSLLDQNNVNIDGVAIDQADVNFKSIDESDTSKNLNINIFIKRLSGKSSGGGNPPKINIGEIELEKSKFSFNETEFDSIARGFDYHHFKIDVEANLNAFKVIGDTIEFNVNSLQAKDKKTGLTVKDLSTFYRISQTGMEFLGLKLSANESFISDTIIFSYKSQRDLSDFNRKVNVKAKLKNTIVYPNDLALFNSGKQFLPEPLALNGNITGRVSKFVYKNMEAKLGQTSIIGTLQMDGLPSIDETFIQLDVKDGNVLLNDLNFLFPERIFSLLKPLNRFSVKGQFQGYLSDFVADGDFTGQLGRIKSDINLKINPKSIEKSSYSGNLALIGFDLGKYFNDTTNFQKVSLTGRVQGTGLTENTADFLLNGNVSSIGIRKYNYKNITTNARFAKQLFKGQLKIDDPNLQFSASGSIDIRPGFDLVKIKANLDTAYLHKIGLIDDYLFISTYLDVDTKGLAIDSLVGDAIFRNTKIGYQQQSLTLDSLHIISERDKNQRKLALRSSLADVQLQGNYYYSTLFNDLVRLIKEFQLNIKNDKVAIADYYQKKNRQVQEYQANFELSLNNMKPLIELANLNIDISQQTKITGKFTNGITSSLQAFSNVDSLRLNHQQFLQSEIEFSGSKIRDSVNVLAMLTINSDRQLFSKAFSTHNLFSELIWNRDHIDFNLDADQENSTNQLRLKSEIDFLRDSTKIKILPSRLKVLNKEWKVNQKNYALNHNKEWEIHHLQLFNDQESILIDGTISDLPEKVLNLSVHNLNLNILNAISSENFTGNLNGEVVAKDLYHNIYFQNKLRIDSLTINQFLIGDVTGENQWNQEKNIFDIDFTIDRLANRIVSLKGFYDSKENDPLFLNATLAKTNLKAIEPILRGIFSNIDGTLSGQYTVTGSFSKPLVQGEGNIENGQMMVDYLKTLYRMEGKLKMTPNRIIFNEISITDAFKNKGSLDGYLTHINFSDFRISLNADFSNFQMLNTTAKDNSQFYGQAYATGVLSMLGPFENMKISATARSEKNTRIFIPLTSYETIEKKDFISFVNLTDTVALRKTTETKKKKTGPTGISMDLNLDITPDAYAEIIRDIKSGDIIRGYGRGEIKLQVDTKGEFNMFGVYEFDRGFYNFTLYDLINKEFIINKGSRITWFGDPYAGVLSLSATYRQLTSLAPILPDQSNANLPQIRRKYPVDVVMKLDGPMLSPQINFDILASDLPDNVTGAGGSVVQLKFAFNAFKARLDEQELKKQVFSLIVLRRFSPPDAFATSGSLYNSVSELFSNQLSYWLNQVDQNLEIDLDLGSLDQEAFNTFQLRLSYSFLNGRLRVTREGTFSNNQYVRSDVANIVGDWTVDYLLTADGKFRVKMFNRTNLNQLTNTIGTQATITTGVSLLHTQSFNNWRDLITSARERRRKELEEEKTKEAELEEKKKEGSN, encoded by the coding sequence ATGAGGTGGCAAGTTATTAAAAATTGGCTTTGGTTACGGGCAAAGAGAGTCCTTCTCTACGGAGGCTTCTTAACGCTCACATTTTTTGTAACAGCCTTTTTTCTATTGCAACTTCCAGCCGTGCAAGAGGCCTTGATCAGCCGCTACACCCGTCAATTTTCGAAGGCCTCTGATTTTCCCATCACCTTCCAGAAATTCTACCTGCGATGGTACGATCAATTGGAAGTGGAAGGGCTTGAAATAAAGGACAGTGAAAAAAATACCATGATTGCCATTCGAAAATTGAGCGTCAATTTTCGGTTTCGGAGTTTGCTCGATCAAAACAATGTAAACATTGATGGGGTAGCCATTGACCAGGCCGATGTAAATTTTAAAAGTATCGATGAGTCAGATACCAGCAAAAATTTAAACATCAATATTTTTATCAAACGATTATCCGGTAAGTCTTCTGGTGGAGGAAATCCTCCGAAGATTAACATCGGAGAAATCGAATTGGAGAAATCGAAATTCAGTTTTAATGAAACAGAGTTCGATTCGATTGCAAGGGGTTTTGATTACCACCATTTCAAAATAGATGTTGAGGCCAACTTGAATGCCTTCAAAGTCATTGGAGATACGATTGAATTCAATGTCAACTCGCTACAAGCAAAAGATAAAAAGACCGGGTTAACTGTAAAGGATCTAAGTACTTTCTATCGTATTTCGCAAACCGGTATGGAGTTTTTGGGTTTAAAACTATCGGCCAACGAAAGCTTTATTTCTGACACCATTATTTTTTCGTACAAAAGCCAGCGCGATCTCAGCGACTTTAATCGAAAAGTAAATGTAAAAGCAAAACTCAAAAACACCATTGTCTATCCCAACGATTTAGCCCTCTTCAATTCTGGTAAACAATTCTTGCCAGAGCCGTTGGCCTTAAATGGGAACATCACCGGCCGGGTTTCAAAGTTTGTGTACAAAAACATGGAGGCTAAGTTAGGCCAAACTTCTATTATTGGTACTTTACAGATGGACGGTCTACCCTCCATTGACGAGACGTTTATTCAATTAGACGTGAAGGACGGAAACGTTCTATTAAACGATTTGAATTTTCTTTTTCCAGAAAGGATATTCTCCTTGTTAAAACCATTGAACCGCTTTTCGGTAAAGGGTCAGTTTCAAGGTTACTTGAGTGACTTTGTGGCGGATGGAGATTTTACAGGACAATTAGGCCGCATTAAATCCGACATCAACTTAAAAATCAATCCAAAGTCGATTGAGAAATCGAGCTACAGCGGAAACTTAGCACTCATTGGTTTTGATTTAGGTAAATATTTTAACGACACTACCAATTTTCAAAAAGTATCGCTTACGGGCCGCGTGCAAGGTACTGGGTTAACAGAGAACACTGCCGATTTTTTGCTGAATGGAAATGTATCGTCTATTGGCATTCGAAAATACAATTACAAGAACATTACCACCAATGCGCGGTTTGCCAAACAACTTTTCAAAGGCCAACTAAAGATTGATGATCCCAATCTTCAATTCAGCGCCAGTGGATCAATAGATATTAGGCCCGGCTTTGATCTGGTGAAGATAAAGGCTAACCTCGATACGGCCTACCTCCACAAAATTGGTTTGATCGATGATTACTTATTCATTAGTACTTATTTAGATGTAGATACCAAGGGCCTAGCCATTGACAGTTTGGTGGGCGATGCTATTTTTAGAAACACGAAAATCGGTTATCAGCAGCAATCATTAACCCTCGACTCACTTCACATTATTTCTGAACGAGATAAAAACCAACGCAAGTTAGCACTTCGCAGCTCGCTGGCCGATGTTCAGTTACAGGGTAACTATTATTACTCGACTTTATTCAATGACTTGGTAAGATTGATAAAAGAATTTCAACTCAACATCAAAAACGATAAAGTAGCGATTGCGGATTACTATCAGAAAAAGAATAGGCAAGTGCAAGAGTACCAAGCCAACTTTGAACTGAGTCTAAATAACATGAAACCACTAATTGAGTTGGCAAATTTGAATATTGACATTTCGCAACAGACCAAAATCACGGGTAAATTCACAAACGGCATCACCTCTTCGTTGCAGGCCTTTTCGAATGTAGACTCCTTGCGCCTCAACCATCAACAGTTTTTACAGAGCGAAATTGAATTTTCAGGTTCTAAAATTAGAGACAGCGTGAATGTATTGGCCATGCTAACTATAAATTCAGATCGGCAGCTTTTCAGCAAAGCCTTCAGCACCCACAATCTATTTTCAGAATTGATTTGGAATCGCGATCATATCGATTTCAATCTAGATGCCGATCAAGAAAATTCAACCAATCAACTCAGGCTAAAATCTGAAATTGATTTTTTAAGAGATAGTACAAAGATTAAAATACTTCCATCTCGCTTAAAAGTATTGAACAAAGAATGGAAAGTCAACCAGAAAAATTATGCGCTCAACCACAACAAAGAATGGGAGATTCATCATTTACAATTATTTAATGATCAAGAATCAATTTTAATTGATGGAACAATTTCTGATTTACCCGAAAAGGTTTTAAACCTATCCGTACATAACTTGAATTTAAATATTCTAAATGCCATCAGCTCAGAAAATTTTACAGGAAATTTAAATGGGGAAGTAGTAGCAAAAGACTTGTATCATAACATCTACTTTCAAAATAAATTGCGGATAGACTCTTTAACCATCAATCAATTTTTGATTGGCGATGTAACCGGTGAAAACCAATGGAACCAAGAAAAAAATATCTTTGATATTGATTTTACGATCGATCGATTGGCGAATAGGATTGTTTCATTGAAAGGCTTCTACGATTCGAAAGAAAATGATCCACTTTTCTTAAATGCTACATTGGCCAAAACAAATTTAAAAGCAATTGAGCCTATTTTGCGTGGTATTTTTTCGAATATTGATGGCACTTTAAGTGGGCAATATACCGTTACAGGAAGTTTTAGCAAACCGCTCGTGCAAGGCGAAGGAAATATAGAAAATGGGCAGATGATGGTGGATTATTTGAAAACACTTTACCGGATGGAAGGGAAGTTAAAAATGACTCCCAACCGGATTATCTTTAATGAAATATCCATAACCGATGCTTTTAAAAATAAAGGCTCGCTGGATGGCTACTTAACTCATATTAACTTTTCGGATTTTAGAATATCGTTGAATGCCGATTTCAGTAATTTTCAAATGCTCAACACTACCGCAAAAGATAATTCACAGTTTTATGGGCAAGCTTATGCTACGGGAGTTTTGAGCATGTTGGGGCCATTTGAGAACATGAAGATTTCCGCTACTGCCCGTTCCGAAAAAAATACTCGCATCTTTATACCGCTCACTTCTTATGAAACGATTGAGAAGAAAGATTTCATTTCTTTTGTGAACCTAACCGATACCGTGGCCTTGCGCAAAACCACTGAAACCAAAAAGAAAAAAACGGGGCCTACCGGTATCAGCATGGATCTTAATCTCGACATCACGCCTGATGCGTATGCAGAAATAATCCGTGATATTAAATCCGGAGACATCATTCGAGGTTATGGTCGTGGTGAAATCAAACTTCAAGTGGATACCAAAGGAGAATTCAATATGTTTGGCGTGTATGAGTTCGATCGTGGGTTTTACAATTTTACTTTGTATGATTTGATCAACAAAGAGTTTATCATTAACAAAGGCAGTCGCATTACCTGGTTTGGCGATCCGTATGCCGGTGTACTTTCTTTATCAGCCACCTATCGGCAACTGACATCGCTGGCACCCATCTTGCCCGACCAAAGCAACGCCAACCTACCTCAAATCAGAAGAAAATATCCAGTAGACGTAGTCATGAAACTGGATGGCCCAATGCTGAGCCCACAAATCAATTTTGATATTTTAGCGAGTGATTTGCCCGACAATGTAACGGGAGCAGGCGGATCGGTAGTGCAATTGAAATTCGCCTTCAATGCATTTAAGGCAAGGCTGGACGAGCAAGAACTCAAAAAACAAGTTTTCAGTTTGATTGTGCTTCGAAGGTTTTCACCTCCAGATGCATTTGCCACCAGCGGAAGTTTGTACAACAGTGTAAGTGAATTATTCTCCAACCAATTGAGCTATTGGCTAAACCAAGTGGATCAGAATCTAGAAATAGATTTAGATTTAGGTTCGCTTGATCAAGAAGCTTTTAACACCTTTCAATTGAGACTTTCTTATTCGTTTTTAAACGGGCGATTGCGCGTTACGCGCGAAGGCACGTTTTCAAACAATCAATACGTGCGTTCAGACGTAGCCAACATTGTGGGTGATTGGACGGTTGATTACCTGCTTACGGCTGATGGAAAATTTAGGGTAAAAATGTTTAACCGCACCAACCTTAATCAACTGACCAACACCATTGGCACACAAGCCACCATCACCACCGGGGTGAGTTTGCTGCATACCCAAAGTTTCAATAACTGGCGCGATTTGATTACCTCTGCTCGCGAGCGTAGGCGAAAGGAATTGGAGGAAGAAAAAACCAAAGAAGCTGAGCTAGAAGAGAAAAAGAAAGAGGGCAGCAACTAA
- a CDS encoding histidine kinase, whose product MFNDFRFRVAFRVSLLGATMALAVFMFGRPNMVFAASLMVLIMVGQLLELFRFTSQTNRKLTRFLESVKYSDFISGFAHDNKLGSSFRDLNTAFNEVLEAFRKARSEKEENWQYLNTIVQQVRTGILSYDAIGTVELMNTNAKRFIGFSNLKNIQELADKNPKLFVALNEVQPGKSSLYKSGNEFLLTIQATELRVRGNTIKLVTLQNIQTELQKQELEAWQNLTRVLRHEIMNSITPISSLTSTLREILDQDLIRKENHYELKDEGAEDLREGLSTIENRSKGLIQFIDAYREYTSLPTPKLKSISLKEMVEKVASLMRPEIKKTNIQLSTICQSDYITVQADEEMIGQVLINLVKNALEAIGQTENGKIEIIGSVVDNVPVIEVIDNGPGIIPEAINRIFVPFFTTKKTGSGIGLALSRQIMQMHSGSLSVQSELGVKTVFTLRF is encoded by the coding sequence ATGTTTAACGATTTCCGTTTTAGGGTAGCATTTCGCGTATCACTTTTAGGTGCAACCATGGCGTTGGCCGTGTTCATGTTTGGGCGCCCTAACATGGTTTTTGCTGCCAGCCTAATGGTGCTGATCATGGTTGGTCAACTGTTAGAACTCTTTCGTTTTACCTCCCAAACCAATCGCAAACTCACGCGATTTTTGGAATCCGTAAAGTATTCTGATTTTATTTCGGGCTTTGCCCACGACAATAAACTTGGTTCCAGCTTTCGCGATTTAAACACTGCCTTTAACGAAGTGCTAGAGGCTTTTCGGAAAGCACGATCAGAAAAAGAAGAGAACTGGCAATATCTGAACACAATTGTGCAGCAAGTGCGCACTGGTATTTTATCGTACGATGCCATTGGCACAGTTGAGTTGATGAACACCAATGCCAAACGGTTTATTGGTTTTTCAAACTTGAAAAACATTCAGGAGTTAGCAGATAAAAATCCGAAATTATTTGTTGCTCTAAACGAGGTGCAGCCTGGCAAAAGTTCGCTCTACAAATCGGGCAATGAATTTTTGTTGACTATTCAAGCTACGGAATTACGGGTGCGCGGCAATACCATCAAATTAGTGACGCTGCAAAATATTCAGACAGAATTGCAAAAGCAAGAGTTAGAGGCTTGGCAAAACCTGACGCGTGTGCTGCGACACGAGATCATGAATTCCATTACGCCTATCTCTTCCCTAACGTCTACATTGCGCGAAATTTTAGATCAAGACCTTATCAGAAAAGAAAATCACTACGAACTAAAAGACGAAGGTGCTGAAGATTTACGCGAAGGCTTGAGCACCATCGAAAACAGAAGCAAAGGGTTGATTCAATTCATCGATGCGTATCGAGAATATACCTCTTTGCCAACACCGAAACTGAAAAGCATTTCCCTAAAGGAGATGGTTGAAAAAGTGGCCAGCCTCATGCGTCCCGAAATAAAAAAGACCAATATTCAATTAAGCACAATCTGTCAATCCGATTACATAACTGTACAAGCGGATGAAGAGATGATTGGACAAGTTCTCATCAACTTAGTTAAAAATGCATTGGAAGCGATCGGGCAAACAGAAAATGGAAAAATTGAAATTATCGGAAGTGTAGTGGACAATGTACCCGTTATTGAAGTGATTGACAATGGTCCGGGTATCATCCCCGAAGCAATCAATCGAATTTTTGTACCATTCTTCACCACAAAAAAAACGGGCTCGGGCATTGGTTTGGCACTTTCTCGCCAAATTATGCAAATGCACAGCGGGTCGTTAAGTGTTCAATCTGAATTGGGGGTAAAAACGGTGTTTACTTTACGTTTCTAG